A genomic window from Nitrospirota bacterium includes:
- a CDS encoding response regulator transcription factor: MALRLFIGCSNTIFGEGLKKLLEDERDIEIIGVFPVSPDTRKDTDWLSQMKPDVILADYNSDLDVLWNLPDDYTTLSRLKILLIGDRMIRHMTNKHLKDLILRGVVGILPPSADSVLLKKALKAVKSGELWLDRNALMKIINSMRNQEKKTTLAKREKEIVLLVCQGYRNKEIAQKLHISEQTVKSHCNRIYKKIGVSDRLQLALYSHKISEYNTKV; encoded by the coding sequence ATGGCGTTGAGACTTTTCATAGGGTGCAGCAATACAATTTTCGGCGAGGGCCTCAAAAAACTTCTCGAAGATGAGCGCGATATTGAAATAATCGGGGTGTTTCCTGTCAGCCCCGATACAAGGAAAGACACTGACTGGCTTTCTCAAATGAAGCCTGATGTGATACTCGCCGACTACAATTCTGATCTTGACGTCCTCTGGAATCTTCCGGACGACTATACAACATTATCCCGCCTGAAAATTCTTCTTATCGGCGACCGGATGATACGCCACATGACCAATAAGCATCTGAAAGACCTGATTCTCAGGGGGGTTGTGGGAATTCTCCCCCCGAGCGCCGATTCGGTTCTACTGAAAAAAGCGCTGAAGGCGGTCAAGTCAGGAGAACTCTGGCTCGACCGGAATGCCCTCATGAAAATCATCAATTCCATGAGAAATCAGGAGAAAAAGACGACATTGGCCAAAAGAGAGAAAGAAATCGTCCTTCTCGTCTGCCAGGGGTACAGAAACAAGGAGATTGCCCAGAAACTCCATATCAGTGAACAGACGGTGAAGTCCCACTGTAACAGGATTTATAAAAAAATCGGGGTTTCAGACAGGCTCCAGCTTGCCCTTTATTCGCATAAAATCTCTGAATATAATACTAAAGTTTAG
- a CDS encoding nickel-dependent hydrogenase large subunit, producing MDNTAPYNTYLIPTNGRLIRNIIHGMDTVMSHITHFYHLSAPDFINFSTGLVNMSPWTPSYTTSDLIAGSSVLGQALIVNYVTALKMRRLAHTASALFSGRHPIQNAIIPGGVSTLTSTTYPNPYQVGTDYDAWGPFNLTETKTKFTNILNQIRDFIDNTYIPNVVTVATSTTPNFVSFWTQGFGCGNFLSYGDFPMNATGNVLLIKRGIATSASTSVGAFDQANIVEHVGNSWYDYPALDAVLKTNGRHPFDGVTVPNMKSSADAQYSWLKAPRYGTAAQVLEVGPLARMFVSYLSSDTGQTVTNTFMTNFGISGGSPYSVRTLINAVMGGTGGGLNRPVSDLISTLGRHAARALEAKLLADACAVWNGALVDNGQAFTYKKISKMISTGVGLCEAPRGALGHWIKIEGRKVAKYQCVVPSTWNFSPKDNNGTSGPVEQSLVGSYIGTTDEEKVLNILRLVHPFDCCIACAVHVVGPDGKEKLKFAIGPDGRPANIEKVE from the coding sequence ATTGACAATACGGCTCCGTACAATACGTATCTTATCCCAACGAATGGAAGATTGATCAGGAACATCATTCATGGAATGGATACGGTCATGTCCCACATTACCCACTTCTACCATCTGTCTGCACCGGACTTCATCAACTTCTCGACAGGTCTTGTGAACATGTCACCATGGACTCCGTCCTATACCACTTCAGATCTCATTGCAGGCAGCTCTGTTCTTGGACAGGCGCTCATTGTGAATTATGTAACGGCACTCAAAATGAGGAGACTGGCGCATACGGCAAGTGCTTTATTCAGCGGCAGACATCCGATCCAGAACGCGATCATTCCCGGTGGCGTATCAACCCTTACCTCTACAACGTATCCGAATCCTTATCAGGTAGGGACTGATTACGATGCATGGGGTCCGTTCAATCTGACAGAAACAAAGACTAAATTCACTAACATTCTGAACCAGATCAGGGACTTTATCGACAACACCTACATACCGAATGTGGTGACGGTCGCAACATCAACCACTCCGAACTTTGTTTCTTTCTGGACTCAGGGGTTTGGTTGCGGGAATTTCCTCTCCTATGGCGATTTCCCGATGAACGCTACTGGTAATGTCCTGCTCATCAAGAGAGGCATTGCGACATCAGCAAGTACAAGCGTAGGTGCGTTTGATCAGGCCAATATTGTGGAGCATGTCGGTAATTCCTGGTACGATTATCCCGCGCTGGATGCGGTGCTTAAGACCAATGGACGCCATCCGTTTGACGGTGTGACCGTCCCGAACATGAAGTCTTCTGCAGATGCACAGTACAGCTGGCTCAAGGCTCCGAGATATGGTACAGCCGCACAGGTCCTTGAAGTCGGTCCACTGGCCCGCATGTTTGTATCCTACCTCTCGAGTGATACTGGACAAACGGTCACAAATACCTTCATGACAAACTTCGGTATTTCGGGCGGAAGTCCTTACAGCGTTCGGACACTGATTAACGCTGTTATGGGAGGAACTGGAGGTGGTCTAAACAGACCAGTAAGTGACCTTATCAGCACTCTCGGAAGGCACGCTGCACGGGCATTGGAGGCAAAACTGCTTGCTGATGCCTGCGCTGTCTGGAACGGCGCGCTCGTCGATAACGGCCAAGCATTCACCTACAAGAAGATCTCGAAGATGATCAGCACAGGCGTTGGCCTCTGCGAGGCGCCGAGAGGTGCATTGGGCCACTGGATCAAGATCGAAGGCCGCAAGGTCGCGAAATATCAGTGTGTCGTTCCTTCCACATGGAACTTCTCTCCGAAGGACAACAACGGCACTTCTGGTCCTGTGGAACAGTCACTAGTTGGCTCCTACATCGGCACAACTGATGAAGAAAAGGTCCTGAATATTCTCAGGCTCGTTCATCCGTTTGACTGCTGTATCGCCTGCGCAGTACACGTCGTGGGTCCTGACGGCAAAGAGAAGCTGAAATTTGCTATCGGTCCTGACGGAAGGCCGGCAAATATCGAAAAAGTCGAGTAG
- a CDS encoding twin-arginine translocation signal domain-containing protein yields the protein MLRITRREFLKYCSVAAGALGLSASTLMKLDEALAKDYLSGGIPVIWLDGAACTGCSVSLLNSVFYTTADDLLINTLDLKYHKTIMTAAGSEIGTVAGPKSSVAYVESLYNALVPGANPASVNLPYVLVLEGAIQCASPEGTGRARGDFCHVGDLTGGSNETMLYNARRLARHALAVLAVGTCASFGGIPGARGNATDARGALYKGATYGAGALLDNSLGVDAAPVTNILGMPIEQATINIPGCPPHADWIVGTIAHIVSTLGGLQPVIDLINNGDIDGVKARLAAAIPTLTNYRRPLDYGYREYQCNAGPCPWRYNNIPKKALNTDPYTTPWTGTPIPPNTDPAYWTTPGVGGPPGTYPPNINYTGDADYSYRWPTGDSKRLGREKWKSDALGCLGILGCKGRKTKADCSRRRWNTDTAEQYGVNWCVGSRGNCHGCTEPTFPDKVGKFYTFI from the coding sequence ATGCTTCGTATTACTCGTAGAGAGTTTTTGAAATACTGCTCCGTTGCAGCAGGCGCGCTCGGGCTCTCGGCATCAACATTAATGAAGCTCGATGAAGCGCTTGCGAAGGATTATCTGAGCGGCGGTATACCCGTTATCTGGCTCGATGGCGCAGCATGTACCGGCTGTTCCGTGAGCTTGCTGAATTCCGTTTTCTACACCACGGCGGACGATCTGCTGATCAACACCCTCGACCTCAAATACCACAAGACCATCATGACCGCTGCCGGTTCAGAGATTGGCACAGTCGCAGGACCCAAATCATCAGTAGCCTATGTTGAGTCTTTGTATAACGCATTGGTTCCTGGTGCTAATCCCGCATCAGTCAATTTGCCGTATGTCCTTGTGCTTGAGGGTGCTATCCAGTGCGCGTCGCCTGAAGGTACCGGAAGAGCACGCGGAGATTTTTGCCATGTCGGCGATTTGACCGGAGGTAGCAATGAGACCATGCTCTATAATGCACGCCGTCTTGCAAGACATGCCCTCGCGGTCCTTGCGGTAGGCACCTGTGCGTCCTTCGGAGGAATTCCGGGAGCAAGGGGAAATGCCACAGATGCAAGGGGTGCGCTGTATAAGGGAGCCACATACGGAGCTGGTGCGCTGCTCGACAATAGTCTTGGCGTAGATGCTGCTCCGGTGACAAACATTCTGGGAATGCCCATTGAACAGGCAACGATCAACATTCCGGGCTGTCCTCCACATGCGGACTGGATCGTCGGCACCATCGCCCATATCGTAAGTACCCTCGGCGGATTACAGCCAGTGATAGACTTAATCAATAATGGCGACATAGATGGTGTTAAAGCAAGGCTTGCGGCTGCGATTCCAACACTGACCAACTATCGCCGTCCGTTGGATTATGGGTATCGTGAATACCAGTGTAACGCTGGGCCATGCCCATGGAGGTATAACAATATTCCGAAAAAGGCGCTCAATACCGATCCGTATACCACTCCATGGACCGGCACACCAATTCCACCAAATACTGATCCAGCTTACTGGACTACACCTGGCGTAGGTGGTCCTCCTGGCACCTACCCGCCGAACATTAATTACACCGGCGATGCGGACTACAGTTACAGGTGGCCAACCGGCGACAGCAAGAGACTCGGAAGGGAGAAATGGAAGTCTGATGCCCTCGGATGTCTCGGAATTCTCGGTTGCAAGGGAAGGAAGACGAAGGCTGACTGTTCCCGCAGAAGATGGAATACAGATACAGCCGAACAGTATGGTGTTAACTGGTGCGTAGGAAGCAGAGGCAACTGCCATGGCTGCACTGAGCCTACGTTCCCCGACAAAGTCGGAAAATTCTATACATTTATCTAA